One region of Sulfurisphaera ohwakuensis genomic DNA includes:
- a CDS encoding KEOPS complex subunit Pcc1, translating to MIEIKILINSTEEERQLIFNSVLPEGIDTKYIRIDKENSEIIIKAPTISRGRAIMNSYISWIYTILETIKRVNKDDRENSP from the coding sequence ATGATAGAAATAAAAATATTAATTAATTCTACTGAAGAAGAAAGGCAACTTATATTTAATTCTGTATTACCAGAGGGTATAGACACTAAGTATATCCGAATAGATAAAGAGAACTCGGAAATTATAATAAAAGCACCTACAATAAGTAGGGGTAGAGCTATAATGAACTCTTATATATCCTGGATATACACAATATTGGAGACAATAAAAAGGGTGAATAAGGATGACAGAGAGAATTCCCCCTGA
- a CDS encoding Brix domain-containing protein has translation MLIHRIEIVFTSSRDAPLRVRTFLNELTYVFPNSIKINRGRQSLKDIIAKSIYLNSKYLVIIDVIKGNPGRFRVYDLTSKMLKYNFIIYGVTLLTELKLHRTLIKRGCIGKIEDQKIKNMLIDLGYIYIENCDVYANGDYIIKDNNYVFELKFTKDDKILGPIIRFQLYDRNKNIN, from the coding sequence TTGCTTATACACCGTATTGAAATAGTTTTTACTTCAAGTCGTGACGCTCCATTAAGAGTAAGAACTTTTTTAAATGAGTTGACTTATGTTTTTCCTAATTCCATAAAGATTAATAGAGGTAGACAAAGTCTTAAAGATATTATAGCTAAATCAATTTATTTAAACTCAAAATATCTAGTTATAATCGATGTTATAAAGGGAAACCCGGGTAGATTTAGAGTATACGACCTTACATCAAAAATGCTTAAATATAACTTTATAATTTATGGTGTAACATTACTTACAGAACTAAAATTACATAGAACATTAATCAAAAGAGGATGTATAGGAAAAATTGAAGATCAGAAAATAAAAAATATGTTAATTGATCTAGGTTACATATATATTGAAAATTGCGATGTGTATGCTAATGGAGATTACATAATAAAAGACAATAATTATGTATTTGAACTGAAATTCACGAAAGATGATAAAATATTAGGACCTATCATTAGATTTCAGCTATATGATAGAAATAAAAATATTAATTAA
- a CDS encoding 50S ribosomal protein L37ae: MGKVTGIAGRFGARYGSSVRKKWKEIMEKRYQDHQCPVCKTTGKVVRIASGVWYCKKCGAKWAGLAYTPY; the protein is encoded by the coding sequence ATGGGAAAAGTTACAGGAATTGCTGGTAGATTTGGTGCACGATACGGCTCTTCAGTCAGGAAGAAATGGAAAGAGATAATGGAAAAACGGTATCAAGATCATCAATGTCCCGTATGTAAAACAACCGGAAAAGTGGTTAGAATAGCTTCTGGGGTATGGTATTGTAAAAAGTGTGGTGCTAAGTGGGCAGGTCTTGCTTATACACCGTATTGA